In the Drosophila biarmipes strain raj3 chromosome X, RU_DBia_V1.1, whole genome shotgun sequence genome, one interval contains:
- the LOC108035762 gene encoding glutamic acid-rich protein-like, with the protein MADVDAGNETPVVEKVPSQEDGALEKDEVATEENGAPAEAFDCKKLTSEDAAPATEDQKEVYADEDQKEKSAAEEAKEESVEAAPAAGSAAEEANGDSTDAPDAEALKRKMDESAAEETGAPAEDDVCKKLTSENAAPATEDQKEVFADDDQKEEARKESIEAAPSAVDVAKALKRKADESAAVAEASIPQKRAKVDVDEDEVSTDEELRKSSPPWVLEY; encoded by the coding sequence ATGGCTGATGTGGATGCAGGAAACGAGACCCCCGTCGTCGAGAAGGTTCCATCACAGGAAGACGGTGCTCTGGAGAAGGACGAAGTTGCCACCGAGGAGAACGGAGCACCGGCCGAAGCCTTCGATTGTAAGAAGCTGACCTCCGAGGACGCTGCTCCCGCCACCGAAGATCAGAAGGAGGTGTACGCGGATGAAGACCAGAAGGAGAAGTCTGCCGCCGAGGAGGCCAAGGAGGAAAGCGTCGAAGCAGCTCCAGCTGCTGGCAGTGCCGCCGAGGAGGCCAACGGGGACTCAACGGATGCTCCCGATGCCGAGGCCTTGAAGCGGAAGATGGACGAGTCTGCCGCCGAGGAGACAGGGGCACCGGCCGAGGACGACGTTTGTAAGAAGCTGACCTCCGAAAACGCTGCTCCCGCCACTGAGGATCAGAAGGAGGTGTTCGCGGACGACGACCAGAAGGAGGAGGCCAGGAAGGAGAGCATCGAAGCAGCTCCATCAGCTGTTGACGTCGCCAAGGCCTTGAAGCGAAAGGCGGACGAGTCTGCCGCCGTGGCCGAGGCCTCCATCCCGCAAAAACGGGCAAAGGTGGAcgtggacgaggacgaggtCAGCACAGATGAGGAGCTACGGAAGAGTTCACCTCCATGGGTCTTAGAATACTAA
- the LOC108035749 gene encoding brain acid soluble protein 1-like — MANVSAEEKETPVEKVPSQEVDAVENDVVATADNGAPAEVFDCNKLTSEEAAPATEDKKEVYADEDQKEKSAAKEESIEAAPAAVTAAKEANGDSADAPDAEALNRKIDESAAEENGTPAEAFDCKKLTSEDAATAADDEKEVNKDRDLKEKSAVKAAKEESVEAAPAAVTAAKEANGDSADAPAAEALKRKMYESAAEEKGAPAEDVVCKKLTSENAAPATEDQKEVYADDDQKGEAKKESIEAAPAAVNVAKALKRKADESAAVAEAEASIPQKRAKVDVDEDEVSTEEDLPSSPPWVLEY, encoded by the coding sequence atggctAATGTGTCTGCTGAAGAGAAGGAGACCCCCGTCGAGAAGGTTCCATCACAGGAAGTCGATGCTGTGGAGAACGACGTAGTTGCCACCGCCGATAACGGAGCACCGGCCGAAGTCTTCGATTGTAACAAGCTGACCTCCGAGGAAGCTGCTCCTGCCACCGAGGATAAGAAGGAGGTGTACGCGGATGAAGACCAGAAGGAGAAGTCCGCCGCCAAGGAGGAGAGCATCGAAGCAGCTCCAGCTGCTGTTACCGCCGCCAAGGAGGCCAACGGTGACTCAGCGGATGCTCCCGACGCCGAGGCCTTGAACCGGAAGATAGACGAGTCTGCCGCCGAGGAGAACGGAACACCGGCCGAAGCCTTCGATTGTAAGAAGCTGACCTCCGAGGACGCTGCTACCGCCGCCGACGATGAGAAGGAGGTGAACAAGGACAGGGACCTGAAGGAGAAGTCCGCCGTCAAGGCGGCCAAGGAGGAGAGCGTCGAAGCAGCTCCAGCTGCTGTTACCGCCGCCAAGGAGGCCAACGGTGACTCAGCGGATGCTCCCGCCGCCGAGGCCTTGAAGCGGAAGATGTACGAGTCTGCCGCCGAGGAGAAAGGGGCACCGGCCGAGGACGTCGTTTGTAAGAAGCTAACCTCCGAAAACGCTGCTCCCGCCACCGAGGATCAGAAGGAGGTGTACGCGGACGACGACCAGAAGGGGGAGGCCAAGAAGGAGAGCATCgaagcagcaccagcagctgtTAACGTCGCCAAGGCCTTGAAGCGAAAGGCGGACGAGTCTGCTGCCGTAGCCGAGGCCGAGGCCTCCATCCCGCAAAAACGGGCAAAGGTGGAcgtggacgaggacgaggtCAGCACAGAGGAGGATCTACCGAGTTCACCTCCATGGGTTTTAGAATACTAA
- the LOC108035748 gene encoding brain acid soluble protein 1-like, with product MANVSAEEKETPVVEKVPSQEVGALENDVVATEENGAPAEAVDCKKLTSEDGAPAAEDQKEVYADEDQKEKSAAKEESVEAAPGAPNAAEEANGDSTDAPDAEALKRKMDESAAGEKGAPAEDVICKKLTSEDAAPATEDHKEVYTDYDQKEEAKKESIEAAPAAVDVAEALKRKADESAAVAEAEASTPQKREKVDVDEDEVSTEEDLPKSSPPWVLEY from the coding sequence atggcTAACGTATCTGCTGAAGAGAAAGAGACCCCCGTCGTCGAGAAGGTTCCATCACAGGAAGTCGGTGCTCTGGAGAACGACGTAGTTGCAACCGAGGAGAACGGAGCACCGGCCGAAGCCGTCGATTGTAAGAAGCTGACCTCCGAGGACGGTGCTCCCGCCGCCGAGGATCAGAAGGAGGTGTACGCGGATGAAGACCAGAAGGAGAAGTCTGCCGCCAAGGAGGAGAGCGTTGAAGCAGCTCCAGGTGCTCCTAACGCCGCCGAGGAGGCCAACGGGGACTCAACGGATGCTCCCGACGCCGAGGCCTTGAAGCGGAAGATGGACGAGTCTGCCGCCGGGGAGAAAGGGGCACCGGCCGAGGACGTCATTTGTAAGAAGCTGACCTCCGAGGACGCTGCTCCCGCCACCGAGGATCATAAGGAGGTGTACACGGACTACGACCAGAAGGAGGAGGCCAAGAAGGAGAGCATCgaagcagcaccagcagctgtTGACGTCGCCGAGGCCTTGAAGCGAAAGGCGGACGAGTCTGCCGCCGTGGCCGAGGCCGAGGCCTCCACCCCGCAAAAACGGGAAAAGGTGGAcgtggacgaggacgaggtCAGCACAGAGGAGGATCTACCGAAGAGTTCACCTCCATGGGTTTTAGAATACTAA